In the Octadecabacter sp. SW4 genome, one interval contains:
- a CDS encoding transporter substrate-binding domain-containing protein yields the protein MIRALALVLLAAPATAETLRIGTEAGFAPYIMATGSGELMGFDKDMGDEICARLRADCEWVTVQWDGIIDGLLVGDYDMIIGGMAASAARAQRVDFSRGYLGGGAGASAFVGLRDDIDPSGARIAVQAATVYSEHLIGSGNDVMLVRTGQDALDAVRSGAATLAFGSPTYLERMLLTTYRDLRVVSTIDMPVDPTAIAFRPDDDALRARVDLVLTGMLSDGTINDIAAVWFPARDDT from the coding sequence ATGATCCGCGCGCTTGCCCTTGTCCTGCTGGCCGCCCCGGCGACCGCCGAAACCCTGCGTATCGGCACCGAGGCAGGGTTTGCCCCCTATATCATGGCCACTGGTTCCGGCGAATTGATGGGCTTTGACAAGGACATGGGCGACGAGATTTGCGCCCGCCTGCGCGCCGATTGTGAATGGGTCACCGTGCAATGGGACGGGATCATCGATGGGCTTTTGGTCGGCGATTATGACATGATCATCGGTGGCATGGCCGCAAGTGCGGCGCGCGCGCAGCGGGTCGACTTTTCCCGAGGCTATCTGGGCGGCGGCGCCGGTGCCTCGGCATTTGTGGGCTTGCGCGATGATATTGACCCATCCGGCGCACGGATCGCCGTGCAGGCCGCCACGGTCTATTCGGAACATCTGATCGGCTCTGGCAATGATGTCATGCTGGTCCGCACCGGCCAGGACGCGCTTGATGCGGTGCGCAGCGGCGCGGCTACATTGGCCTTTGGCAGCCCGACCTATCTGGAGCGGATGTTGCTGACGACATACCGTGACCTGCGCGTTGTCAGCACGATCGACATGCCCGTCGACCCGACCGCCATCGCCTTTCGCCCCGACGACGACGCGCTGCGTGCGCGGGTCGATCTGGTGCTGACAGGCATGCTAAGCGACGGCACAATCAACGATATCGCAGCGGTCTGGTTTCCAGCCCGCGACGACACCTGA
- a CDS encoding DUF6524 family protein — protein MGFVLRWLFAFVLLAATYNPTQWNFLRWSMANYQTQLSVTVLAALVLLVGYIIYLRATLRSIGGLGMFLVLAVVAALLWVGYDMGWLSFQNPSANTWIGLTAMSLVLGVGLSWSHVRRRLSGQADMDDVDE, from the coding sequence ATGGGATTTGTGCTGCGCTGGCTGTTTGCCTTTGTTCTGTTGGCCGCGACATATAATCCGACGCAGTGGAACTTTCTGCGCTGGAGCATGGCAAATTACCAAACGCAGCTTTCGGTCACCGTTCTGGCCGCGCTGGTGCTGCTGGTGGGTTACATCATCTATTTGCGCGCGACCCTGCGCAGCATCGGCGGCCTGGGCATGTTTCTGGTGCTGGCGGTGGTCGCGGCGCTGCTTTGGGTCGGGTATGACATGGGCTGGCTGTCATTCCAGAATCCCAGCGCCAACACATGGATTGGCCTGACCGCCATGTCACTGGTCCTTGGCGTGGGCCTGTCGTGGAGCCATGTGCGCCGTCGCCTGTCAGGTCAGGCCGACATGGATGATGTCGATGAGTGA
- a CDS encoding ABC transporter ATP-binding protein, with amino-acid sequence MTENTPVIEIRDLHKSYGALEVLKGVDIAAPAGHVVSLIGSSGSGKSTLLRCANLLEDSQQGDVLFCGEPVKWKGHGLGRHPGDRAQMIRIRTNLSMVFQQFNLWAHMTILENVMEAPVTVLKRDRADVEKAARGYLDKVGIGDKCDVYPAMLSGGQQQRAAIARALCMEPKALLFDEPTSALDPELEQEVIKVIKDLAAEGRTMIIVTHDMRLAADVSDHVVFLHMGKIEEEGPPEAVFGNPQTERLQGFLSAGNAA; translated from the coding sequence ATGACCGAAAATACCCCCGTGATCGAAATTCGCGATCTGCACAAATCCTACGGCGCGCTTGAGGTGCTCAAGGGTGTGGATATTGCCGCGCCTGCCGGCCATGTGGTCAGCCTGATCGGGTCTTCGGGGTCGGGAAAATCGACATTGCTGCGCTGCGCCAATCTGCTGGAAGACAGCCAGCAGGGCGATGTGTTGTTTTGCGGCGAACCGGTCAAATGGAAGGGGCACGGCCTTGGCCGCCACCCCGGTGATCGCGCGCAGATGATCCGGATCCGCACGAATCTGTCCATGGTATTCCAGCAGTTCAATCTTTGGGCGCATATGACGATCCTTGAAAACGTGATGGAAGCGCCGGTAACGGTGCTGAAACGCGACCGCGCAGACGTGGAAAAAGCGGCGCGCGGCTATCTTGACAAGGTCGGGATCGGCGACAAATGCGATGTCTATCCGGCGATGCTGTCGGGTGGCCAGCAACAGCGCGCGGCCATCGCCCGCGCCCTGTGCATGGAACCAAAAGCGTTGCTGTTTGATGAACCCACGAGCGCGCTTGACCCCGAGCTTGAGCAGGAAGTCATCAAGGTGATCAAGGACTTGGCAGCCGAGGGGCGCACCATGATCATCGTCACGCACGATATGCGTCTGGCTGCGGATGTCAGCGACCACGTGGTGTTTTTGCACATGGGCAAGATCGAAGAAGAAGGCCCGCCCGAGGCCGTTTTCGGCAACCCGCAGACCGAACGTTTGCAAGGGTTCCTGTCGGCAGGAAATGCGGCATGA
- a CDS encoding adenylosuccinate synthase → MANVVVVGAQWGDEGKGKIVDWLSERADVIARFQGGHNAGHTLVIDGKVYKLHALPSGVVRGGKLSVIGNGVVLDPWHLLGEIETIRDQGVTIDAQTLMIAENTPLILPFHGELDRLREEAASAGTKIGTTGRGIGPAYEDKVGRRSIRVADLADDATLVARVDRALQHHNPLRRGLGFDPVDRDALIAQLREIAPKILPFAAPVWKVLAEKRKAGKRILFEGAQGALLDIDFGTYPFVTSSNVIAGQAATGVGLGPTAIDYVLGIVKAYTTRVGEGPFPTELEDADGQRLGERGHEFGTTTGRKRRCGWFDAALLRQTCATSGITGICLTKLDVLDGFETLKICVGYDLDGRHLDYLPTAADQQARCTPVYEEMPGWSESTEGARSWADLPANAIKYVKRIEELIECPAALVSTSPEREDTILVTDPFAD, encoded by the coding sequence ATGGCGAATGTGGTGGTTGTCGGCGCACAGTGGGGCGACGAAGGCAAAGGCAAGATCGTGGATTGGCTGTCCGAACGCGCCGATGTCATCGCGCGCTTTCAGGGTGGGCATAACGCGGGCCATACGCTGGTGATTGATGGCAAGGTCTACAAGCTGCACGCGCTGCCCTCGGGTGTTGTGCGCGGCGGCAAACTGTCGGTGATCGGCAACGGCGTCGTGCTGGACCCCTGGCACCTGTTGGGCGAAATTGAAACGATCCGTGACCAGGGCGTGACGATTGATGCACAAACCCTGATGATTGCCGAAAACACGCCGCTGATCCTGCCTTTCCACGGCGAATTGGACCGCTTGCGCGAAGAAGCCGCCAGCGCGGGGACCAAGATCGGCACCACAGGGCGCGGCATTGGCCCGGCTTATGAAGACAAGGTCGGGCGCCGTTCGATCCGCGTCGCTGATCTCGCGGACGATGCAACTCTTGTGGCGCGCGTTGACCGGGCATTACAGCACCATAACCCGCTGCGTCGCGGCCTTGGCTTTGACCCGGTGGACCGCGATGCCCTGATCGCTCAACTGCGTGAGATTGCTCCGAAAATCCTGCCCTTTGCCGCCCCCGTTTGGAAAGTTCTGGCTGAAAAACGCAAAGCCGGCAAACGCATCCTGTTTGAGGGGGCGCAGGGCGCGCTTTTGGACATCGACTTTGGCACCTATCCTTTCGTGACCTCGTCCAACGTGATCGCAGGGCAGGCCGCGACCGGTGTCGGGCTTGGCCCCACCGCGATTGACTACGTCCTTGGGATCGTCAAAGCCTATACGACCCGCGTGGGCGAAGGCCCGTTTCCCACCGAACTGGAAGATGCGGACGGCCAGCGCCTTGGCGAACGCGGCCATGAATTTGGCACGACCACGGGGCGCAAACGCCGCTGCGGCTGGTTTGATGCGGCCTTGCTGCGCCAGACCTGCGCGACATCCGGGATCACCGGAATTTGCCTCACCAAACTGGATGTGCTCGACGGGTTCGAGACGCTGAAAATATGTGTTGGATATGATCTGGACGGCAGGCACCTTGATTACCTTCCCACCGCCGCTGATCAGCAGGCCCGCTGCACACCCGTTTACGAAGAAATGCCGGGCTGGTCGGAATCAACCGAAGGCGCGCGCAGCTGGGCTGATTTGCCAGCCAATGCGATCAAATACGTGAAGCGGATCGAAGAACTGATCGAATGTCCGGCGGCGCTTGTGTCCACCTCGCCCGAACGCGAGGACACGATCCTTGTCACTGATCCGTTTGCGGACTGA
- a CDS encoding ABC transporter permease (The N-terminal region of this protein, as described by TIGR01726, is a three transmembrane segment that identifies a subfamily of ABC transporter permease subunits, which specificities that include histidine, arginine, glutamine, glutamate, L-cystine (sic), the opines (in Agrobacterium) octopine and nopaline, etc.) translates to MSCVQTIMDYGLRSLGIGERLLPRTDFTLCQQFTLIGSGMIWNIYFGLFALLFGFFLATIVALGKGSRHFWLRKPSEWFIFVFRGSPLFIQFFFAYFLFLSLKSVNPMFDAFTSAWLGALIVLFLNTAAYTGEIFYGALRSIPKGDVEAADAYGLSGWARFRRVIWPTMLRLAWPAYTNEAIFLFHATTLVYFSGFPAWQQRGDALYYANYFADKTFNPFVPYPILAGYFILLSLTVIGCFGLVNRYLNRHLPSDRRVKMKIRPQIIR, encoded by the coding sequence ATGAGCTGTGTTCAAACGATCATGGACTATGGTCTGCGATCTCTCGGGATTGGCGAGCGTCTGTTGCCGCGCACCGATTTCACGCTTTGCCAGCAGTTCACGCTGATTGGCTCGGGGATGATCTGGAACATCTATTTCGGGCTATTCGCCCTGTTGTTCGGGTTCTTTCTGGCCACGATTGTCGCCCTTGGCAAAGGATCGCGCCATTTCTGGCTGCGCAAACCATCGGAATGGTTCATCTTTGTGTTTCGCGGATCGCCGCTGTTCATCCAGTTCTTCTTTGCCTATTTCCTGTTCCTGTCCCTCAAAAGCGTGAACCCGATGTTTGACGCCTTCACCTCGGCCTGGCTGGGGGCGCTGATCGTGCTGTTCCTGAACACCGCCGCCTACACAGGCGAGATTTTCTACGGCGCGCTGCGTTCCATCCCCAAGGGCGATGTCGAGGCAGCGGATGCTTATGGGCTGTCGGGCTGGGCCCGGTTTCGCCGGGTGATCTGGCCAACGATGCTGCGCCTTGCCTGGCCCGCCTATACCAACGAGGCGATCTTTTTGTTCCATGCTACCACGCTGGTCTATTTCAGCGGCTTTCCCGCATGGCAACAGCGCGGTGACGCGCTTTATTATGCCAACTATTTCGCCGACAAGACGTTCAACCCGTTCGTGCCTTACCCTATTCTGGCCGGATATTTCATTTTGTTGTCGCTGACGGTGATTGGCTGTTTTGGGCTGGTGAACCGTTATCTGAACCGGCATTTGCCTTCCGACAGGCGCGTGAAAATGAAAATCCGGCCACAGATCATCCGCTAG
- a CDS encoding cupin domain-containing protein: MTDTTDYGAAPHVLDIEKDTRENPNFRTTRWTGKNIQLTLMSIPLGGDIGMEVHETHDQFLRLEQGKGRVQMGPSKADLNFEREVEADFAVFVPAGTWHNITNIGDEPIKLYAIYGPPDHRHGTVHATQADAENDPHEH; the protein is encoded by the coding sequence ATGACCGACACAACCGATTACGGCGCGGCCCCCCATGTCTTGGATATCGAGAAGGATACGCGCGAGAATCCGAACTTTCGCACGACACGTTGGACAGGCAAAAACATCCAGCTGACGCTGATGTCGATCCCCTTGGGCGGCGATATCGGCATGGAAGTGCATGAAACCCATGATCAGTTCCTGCGCCTTGAACAGGGGAAGGGCCGAGTGCAGATGGGCCCCAGCAAAGCGGATCTGAATTTCGAGCGCGAAGTGGAAGCTGATTTTGCTGTCTTCGTTCCGGCCGGAACATGGCACAACATCACCAACATCGGCGACGAACCGATCAAGCTTTATGCGATCTATGGCCCGCCTGATCACCGTCATGGAACGGTTCACGCGACCCAGGCCGATGCGGAAAACGATCCGCACGAACACTGA
- a CDS encoding transporter substrate-binding domain-containing protein — MKKLILSTAALAFTAGMAFAESHSVVRMGTEGAYPPWNFLNDAGEVDGFERELGDELCARAELTCEWVTNEWDSIIPNLVSGNYDVIIAGMSVTDERDEVIDFTQEYTPADPTSFLALSADVDPASGVIAAQTGTIQAGYIAEQGWMLVEFATPEETIAAVRGGEADAVFADKSFLVGAMEGQTDLVMLEQEVMIGGGVGMGIRESDTELRDKFDAAITSMKEDGSLNALITKWEVASTF, encoded by the coding sequence ATGAAAAAACTGATCCTTTCCACCGCCGCCCTGGCCTTTACGGCTGGCATGGCGTTTGCCGAAAGCCATAGCGTTGTGCGCATGGGCACCGAGGGCGCCTACCCTCCGTGGAATTTCCTCAATGACGCGGGCGAAGTTGACGGCTTTGAGCGCGAGTTGGGCGACGAGCTGTGCGCGCGCGCCGAACTGACCTGCGAGTGGGTCACCAACGAGTGGGACAGCATTATCCCCAACCTCGTGTCCGGCAACTACGATGTCATCATCGCCGGGATGTCGGTCACCGACGAACGTGACGAAGTGATTGATTTCACACAGGAATACACCCCGGCTGATCCGACATCCTTTTTGGCCCTCTCGGCTGACGTGGATCCGGCAAGCGGTGTGATCGCGGCCCAGACCGGCACCATTCAGGCGGGCTATATCGCTGAACAAGGCTGGATGCTGGTCGAATTTGCGACCCCCGAAGAAACCATCGCAGCCGTGCGCGGCGGCGAGGCCGACGCGGTTTTCGCCGATAAATCGTTCCTTGTGGGCGCGATGGAAGGCCAGACTGATCTGGTGATGCTTGAGCAGGAAGTCATGATCGGCGGCGGCGTCGGCATGGGGATCCGCGAAAGCGACACCGAGCTGCGCGACAAGTTCGACGCGGCGATCACCTCCATGAAGGAAGACGGTTCGCTGAACGCGCTGATCACCAAATGGGAAGTGGCCAGCACATTCTAG
- a CDS encoding CTP synthase, with amino-acid sequence MARFIFITGGVVSSLGKGLASAALGSLLQARGFSVRLRKLDPYLNVDPGTMSPFEHGEVFVTDDGAETDLDLGHYERFTGVAARNTDSISSGRVYSTVLEKERRGDYLGKTIQVIPHVTDEIKEFISIGEDEVDFMLCEIGGTVGDIEALPFFEAIRQFSQDKPRGQCIFMHLTLLPYLAASGELKTKPTQHSVKELRSIGIAPDVLVCRSEHPIPDKERAKIGLFCNVRTDAVIAAYDLKSIYEAPLAYHEQGLDQAVLDAFNISPAPKPDLGVWEDVADRIHNTDGEVNIAIVGKYVQLEDAYKSIKEALTHGGMANRVKVNVKWVDAETFDSEDAGPALAGLHAILVPGGFGERGTEGKIKAAQFAREKKIPYLGICLGMQLAVIEAARNVAGLTTAGSEEFDHEAGKKRFEPVVYHLKEWVQGNHTVRRKAGDDKGGTMRLGAYDAALKDGSKVAQVYGTTAIEERHRHRYEVDTKYRETLEKCGLTFSGMSPDGRLPEIVEWQDHPWFIGVQFHPELKSKPFAPHPLFADFVRAAVETSRLV; translated from the coding sequence ATGGCGCGTTTCATTTTTATTACCGGCGGCGTTGTCTCCTCGCTTGGCAAAGGGTTGGCTTCGGCTGCGCTTGGGTCGCTGTTACAGGCGCGCGGATTTTCGGTGCGCCTGCGCAAGCTTGACCCCTATCTGAATGTCGATCCGGGCACGATGTCACCCTTTGAACATGGCGAAGTATTCGTGACGGACGATGGTGCGGAAACCGATCTGGACCTTGGTCACTACGAGCGTTTTACCGGCGTCGCTGCGCGCAACACGGATTCCATTTCGTCGGGGCGCGTCTATTCCACCGTGTTGGAAAAAGAACGGCGTGGGGATTATCTGGGCAAGACCATTCAGGTGATCCCGCATGTCACCGACGAGATCAAGGAATTCATCAGCATCGGCGAGGACGAGGTTGATTTCATGCTCTGTGAAATCGGCGGCACCGTCGGCGATATCGAGGCCCTGCCCTTTTTCGAGGCGATCCGCCAGTTTTCCCAGGACAAACCGCGTGGCCAGTGCATTTTCATGCATCTGACGTTGTTGCCCTATCTGGCCGCCTCGGGTGAACTGAAAACAAAACCCACCCAGCACAGCGTCAAGGAATTGCGCAGTATCGGGATCGCGCCCGACGTGCTGGTTTGTCGTTCTGAACATCCGATTCCCGACAAGGAACGCGCCAAGATCGGCCTGTTCTGCAATGTGCGCACCGATGCCGTGATCGCCGCCTATGATCTGAAATCGATCTACGAGGCGCCGTTGGCCTATCATGAACAGGGGTTGGATCAGGCGGTGCTGGACGCTTTCAACATCTCCCCCGCGCCCAAGCCGGACCTTGGCGTCTGGGAGGACGTTGCCGACCGCATTCATAACACCGATGGCGAGGTGAATATCGCCATCGTCGGCAAATATGTGCAGCTTGAGGATGCCTATAAATCCATCAAGGAGGCGCTGACCCACGGTGGCATGGCCAACCGCGTCAAGGTCAATGTGAAATGGGTCGACGCAGAAACGTTTGACAGCGAAGACGCCGGGCCCGCCCTTGCCGGGCTGCATGCGATCCTTGTGCCCGGCGGCTTTGGCGAACGTGGCACCGAGGGCAAGATCAAGGCGGCACAATTCGCCCGCGAAAAGAAAATCCCCTATCTGGGCATCTGTCTGGGCATGCAACTGGCCGTGATCGAGGCGGCGCGCAATGTCGCCGGACTGACCACCGCCGGGTCCGAGGAGTTTGACCACGAAGCGGGCAAAAAGCGTTTTGAGCCTGTGGTTTACCACCTCAAGGAATGGGTGCAGGGCAACCACACGGTGCGCCGCAAAGCGGGTGACGATAAGGGCGGCACGATGCGTCTGGGCGCCTATGACGCGGCCCTGAAAGACGGATCCAAAGTCGCCCAGGTTTATGGCACCACCGCAATCGAGGAACGCCACCGTCACCGCTACGAGGTCGATACGAAATACCGCGAAACACTGGAAAAATGCGGTCTGACGTTTTCGGGAATGTCACCCGATGGCCGCTTGCCGGAAATTGTCGAATGGCAGGATCATCCGTGGTTTATCGGTGTGCAGTTCCACCCCGAGCTGAAGTCAAAACCCTTTGCTCCACACCCGTTGTTTGCCGATTTCGTGCGGGCTGCGGTTGAAACGTCGCGTCTGGTATAG
- a CDS encoding DUF2842 domain-containing protein, producing the protein MAMSHKAKKRWALVILLVGLPAYIAVSVSVLNWLYPDPDARAPIWVELGIYIGLGVLWVFPLKFVFKGIGQDDPDA; encoded by the coding sequence ATGGCGATGTCGCACAAAGCCAAAAAACGCTGGGCGCTGGTGATCCTGCTGGTCGGGCTGCCTGCTTATATTGCCGTAAGTGTCAGCGTCCTCAACTGGCTATACCCCGATCCCGACGCGCGCGCGCCAATCTGGGTCGAACTGGGTATCTACATCGGGCTGGGCGTGCTGTGGGTGTTCCCGTTGAAATTCGTGTTCAAGGGGATCGGGCAGGACGATCCGGACGCCTAG
- a CDS encoding type 1 glutamine amidotransferase — MKIGILQTGHSPDELRPTLGDYGSLFEKLLAGQGFDFDIYSVVDMEFPNTITDADGWLITGSKHGSYEDHPFIAPLETLIREIYAAGIPMVGVCFGHQIIAQALGGTVEKFDKGWAVGRQTYDWGGETVALNAWHQDQVTTLPQGATPLASNPFCANAAMTYGNRAFTVQAHPEFGARFMDGLIKTRGRGVVPDPLLNAATATLDQPVDNQLLADKIARFFKTRDVS; from the coding sequence ATGAAAATCGGTATTCTGCAAACTGGCCACTCACCGGATGAGTTGCGCCCGACTCTTGGTGACTATGGGTCACTGTTTGAAAAGCTGTTGGCCGGGCAAGGTTTCGACTTTGATATCTATAGCGTCGTGGATATGGAATTTCCGAACACCATCACTGATGCCGACGGCTGGTTGATCACCGGCAGCAAGCACGGCAGCTACGAGGACCACCCGTTCATCGCGCCCCTCGAGACCTTGATCCGCGAGATATACGCGGCAGGTATCCCGATGGTCGGCGTCTGTTTCGGCCACCAGATCATCGCTCAGGCGCTGGGTGGCACCGTCGAAAAATTCGACAAGGGCTGGGCCGTGGGCCGTCAGACCTATGACTGGGGCGGCGAGACGGTTGCACTGAACGCCTGGCATCAGGATCAGGTCACCACCCTGCCACAAGGGGCGACGCCCCTGGCCAGCAACCCCTTTTGCGCCAATGCTGCAATGACCTATGGCAACCGCGCCTTTACGGTGCAGGCCCATCCGGAATTTGGCGCGCGCTTCATGGACGGCTTGATCAAGACCCGTGGCAGGGGCGTTGTGCCCGATCCGCTGCTGAATGCAGCGACCGCGACGCTGGATCAACCTGTCGACAATCAACTGCTGGCCGACAAGATCGCCCGCTTTTTCAAAACAAGAGACGTGTCATGA
- a CDS encoding phosphate/phosphite/phosphonate ABC transporter substrate-binding protein translates to MIAALPMYARAENRAAHEAFWAMVRDDLRAVGHAAPDTLDHDIDHIASWQHPALTLGMICNLPYRAQFQGRVTLVGAADYGLDGVASGYYHSVFLVRAEDPVQSPDKARSHRFAYNDALSQSGWGAPQLWAQARGFAFAPHLETGAHLASARAVLSGKADLAALDAVTWRDLQRWEPDMTGLRVIGHSNPSPALTFITARDNDPAPLRTAICAAIDAMPQPHREVLGLRGIVQLHESAYNLPLPPLVAGDLPLT, encoded by the coding sequence GTGATCGCCGCCCTGCCGATGTATGCGCGCGCCGAAAACCGCGCGGCACATGAGGCGTTTTGGGCCATGGTGCGCGATGATTTGCGCGCCGTCGGCCATGCCGCCCCCGATACCCTTGATCATGACATTGATCATATCGCCAGTTGGCAGCACCCCGCTTTGACCCTTGGGATGATCTGCAACCTGCCTTACCGCGCGCAGTTTCAAGGCCGGGTCACGCTTGTCGGCGCGGCCGACTACGGGCTGGATGGCGTTGCCAGCGGCTATTATCACAGCGTGTTTCTGGTGCGCGCCGAAGATCCGGTGCAATCCCCGGACAAGGCCCGTAGTCACCGCTTTGCCTATAACGATGCCCTGTCGCAGTCAGGGTGGGGCGCGCCGCAGCTTTGGGCGCAGGCGCGCGGATTTGCCTTTGCCCCGCATCTGGAAACCGGCGCGCATCTGGCCAGTGCGCGCGCCGTTCTGTCGGGCAAAGCTGATCTTGCAGCGCTTGATGCTGTCACCTGGCGCGACCTGCAACGATGGGAACCTGACATGACGGGGCTGCGGGTCATCGGCCATAGTAATCCTTCGCCTGCGCTGACATTCATCACCGCGCGCGACAACGATCCGGCCCCGCTTCGCACCGCGATTTGCGCCGCCATTGATGCCATGCCACAACCGCACCGCGAGGTTCTGGGCCTGCGTGGCATCGTCCAATTGCATGAATCGGCCTACAATCTGCCGCTTCCACCGCTTGTCGCGGGCGATTTGCCGTTAACGTAG
- a CDS encoding TerB family tellurite resistance protein, producing MFAEFFKRLTGPAETPVDDADARLAIGAMLVRIAKADGAYRAEEIARIDRILAKRYDLDVVAAAKLRAECEHIEHDAPDTVRFTRAIKDVVPYEDRAAVISAFWEIVLADGVRRPEEDSLLRMVAPMLGITDQESGALRQEVEARKA from the coding sequence ATGTTCGCAGAATTCTTCAAACGCCTGACCGGCCCTGCTGAAACCCCCGTTGACGATGCCGATGCCCGCCTTGCGATCGGTGCCATGCTGGTGCGTATCGCCAAGGCCGATGGCGCGTATCGCGCCGAGGAAATCGCGCGGATCGACCGGATTTTGGCAAAGCGCTATGATCTCGATGTGGTCGCCGCCGCCAAGCTGCGCGCTGAGTGCGAACATATCGAACATGATGCGCCCGACACCGTGCGCTTTACCCGCGCCATCAAGGATGTCGTCCCCTATGAGGACCGCGCCGCCGTGATTTCCGCCTTTTGGGAAATCGTGCTGGCGGACGGGGTGCGCCGCCCCGAAGAAGACAGCCTGCTGCGCATGGTCGCGCCGATGCTGGGCATCACCGATCAGGAAAGCGGCGCATTGCGGCAAGAGGTCGAGGCGCGCAAGGCGTGA
- the secG gene encoding preprotein translocase subunit SecG, giving the protein MENVVLVVHLILALTLIGVVLLQRSEGGGLGIGGGGGGAMTGRSAGTAMGKITWVLAIAFIITSVALTIIAARDSVGGSVVDGDVPITIEDVTLDAPLGGGSLLPPTDPAQPLVPDAN; this is encoded by the coding sequence ATGGAAAATGTCGTTCTTGTCGTTCATCTGATCCTCGCGTTGACGCTGATCGGCGTGGTGCTGTTGCAGCGCTCCGAAGGTGGCGGGCTTGGCATTGGCGGCGGCGGTGGCGGCGCGATGACGGGCCGTTCAGCCGGGACGGCTATGGGCAAGATCACCTGGGTCCTCGCGATTGCCTTCATCATCACCTCGGTCGCGCTGACAATTATTGCCGCGCGCGATTCCGTTGGCGGGTCGGTTGTGGACGGCGATGTTCCTATCACCATCGAAGATGTGACACTGGACGCCCCGCTGGGTGGCGGAAGCCTGTTACCGCCCACTGATCCGGCGCAGCCATTGGTGCCTGACGCCAACTAA
- a CDS encoding ABC transporter permease produces MFEFCADPSQLSGLSWLSCYLTTGKHMAFYQSFGTVLLLLAITAPTALAFGFMGASAARSRIAPLRWIGKTYTAIVRGVPDIAFFLFFVIALDQMFEYIRHRVKCPDWPDAIRQGNDFIVCQQAKLPLGNSPQWVHETYGFFLAVLTFAIVFGAFAANVLFGAMRAVPHGQMETGEAYGMSHRQTFWRILVPQMWVYALPGLSNLWMVLIKATPLLFLLGVEDIVYWARELGGTKTPQFTDYPHGDWRIWYFGALLVFYLLFTKLSEVVLERLMVRLTHGQATTGGEAQRKGLA; encoded by the coding sequence ATTTTTGAATTTTGCGCTGATCCCAGCCAGCTAAGTGGTCTTTCGTGGCTTTCCTGCTACCTGACCACAGGCAAACACATGGCCTTTTACCAGTCCTTCGGGACGGTTCTGCTGCTGTTGGCGATTACCGCGCCGACGGCGCTGGCGTTCGGGTTCATGGGGGCGTCTGCCGCCCGCAGCCGGATCGCGCCCCTGCGCTGGATCGGCAAGACCTATACAGCGATCGTGCGCGGCGTGCCCGACATCGCGTTTTTTCTGTTTTTCGTGATCGCGCTGGACCAGATGTTTGAATACATCCGCCACCGCGTCAAATGCCCTGACTGGCCCGATGCCATTCGCCAGGGCAATGATTTCATTGTCTGCCAACAGGCCAAGCTGCCCCTGGGCAACAGCCCGCAATGGGTGCATGAGACCTATGGATTTTTCCTTGCGGTGCTGACCTTTGCCATCGTGTTTGGCGCCTTTGCCGCCAATGTGTTGTTCGGGGCCATGCGCGCCGTGCCGCACGGGCAGATGGAAACCGGCGAAGCATACGGCATGTCGCATCGCCAGACGTTCTGGCGCATCCTTGTGCCGCAGATGTGGGTCTATGCCCTGCCGGGGCTGTCGAACCTCTGGATGGTGTTGATCAAGGCGACACCCCTGTTGTTCCTGCTGGGGGTCGAGGACATCGTTTACTGGGCGCGCGAACTGGGCGGCACGAAGACACCGCAGTTCACCGACTACCCCCACGGCGACTGGCGCATCTGGTATTTCGGGGCGTTATTGGTGTTCTACCTTCTGTTCACCAAATTATCCGAAGTTGTGCTGGAACGGCTGATGGTCCGCCTCACCCACGGGCAGGCGACCACGGGTGGTGAAGCCCAGCGAAAGGGGCTGGCATGA